In Drosophila yakuba strain Tai18E2 chromosome 2R, Prin_Dyak_Tai18E2_2.1, whole genome shotgun sequence, a single genomic region encodes these proteins:
- the LOC6529415 gene encoding chitinase-like protein Idgf1, with protein sequence MRFQLCYLLGLLSVTSLSHAASNLICYYDSTSYLRQGLAKMHTHELDLALQFCTHLVYGYAGLKAGTLELFSLNVDLDMFYYKEITALRQKFPQLKILLSVGGDRDVDEAHPNKYVELLEANRTFQQNFIDSSMILVKRNGFDGLDLAFQLPRNKPRKVHGSLGTYWKSFKKLFTGDFVVDPLAEQHKSQFTDLVGNLKNAFRSANLMLSLTVLPNVNSTWYFDVPKLHPQFEYINLAAFDFLTPVRNPEEADFTAPIFFQDEQNRLPHSNVEFQVNYWLQNNCPGQKLNLGIASYGRAWKLSKGSGLSGAPIVQETCGAAPGGIQIQSADGLLSWPEICSKLSQNASAQYRGEMAPLRKVTDLTQKYGNYALRPADDNGDFGVWLSFDDPDFAGIKAAYAKGKGLGGVAIFDLSYDDFRGLCTGQKFPIVRSIKYFMG encoded by the exons ATGAGATTCCAGTTGTGTTATTTACTGGGCTTGCTCAGTGTGACAAGCCTGAGCCATGCTGCCAGCAATCTGATTTGCTATTATGACTCCACCTCGTACTTGCGCCAAggtttggccaaaatgcatACCCACGAACTGGATTTGGCCCTGCAGTTCTGCACCCATTTGGTTTACGGATATGCGGGCCTGAAGGCCGGAACCCTGGAGCTATTCAGTCTGAATGTGGACCTGGACATGTTCTACTACAAGGAAATCACCGCGCTGCGACAGAAGTTTCCCCAACTGAAAATTCTCCTCAGCGTGGGTGGAGATCGCGATGTGGATGAGGCCCACCCCAATAAATATGTGGAGCTTCTGGAGGCGAATCGCACTTTTCAGCAGAACTTTATAGACAGCAGCATGATTTTGGTAAAAAGAAATGGATTCGATGGACTCGATCTCGCATTCCAGTTGCCCCGCAATAAGCCCAGAAAAGTCCACGGATCCCTGGGAACTTACTGGAAGTCATTCAAGAAGCTCTTCACTGGTGACTTTGTTGTGGATCCTCTGGCGGAACAGCACAAGTCACAGTTTACCGATCTGGTGGGGAACCTAAAGAATGCATTTCGTTCTGCCAATCTCATGCTGTCTCTGACAGTCCTGCCCAATGTAAACTCCACTT GGTACTTTGATGTCCCCAAACTGCATCCCCAGTTCGAATATATCAACCTGGCTGCCTTCGACTTTCTCACCCCAGTACGAAATCCGGAGGAGGCGGACTTCACAGCTCCGATTTTCTTCCAGGACGAGCAGAATCGCTTGCCGCACTCGAATGTGGAGTTTCAGGTTAATTACTGGCTGCAGAATAATTGTCCCGGCCAGAAGTTGAACCTGGGAATAGCCAGTTATGGGAGGGCTTGGAAACTATCGAAGGGATCCGGACTCAGTGGAGCTCCCATTGTTCAAGAGACATGTGGAGCTGCACCCGGCGGAATACAAATCCAGAGTGCTGACGGCTTACTCAGTTGGCCGGAGATTTGCTCCAAGTTGTCGCAGAACGCATCCGCTCAATATAGAGGAGAAATGGCTCCGCTCCGCAAGGTCACAGATCTCACACAGAAATACGGAAACTACGCCCTCCGACCTGCGGATGATAATGGAGATTTTGGCGTTTGGCTGAGCTTCGATGATCCGGATTTTGCTGGAATCAAGGCGGCATATGCCAAGGGTAAAGGACTCGGAGGAGTTGCCATTTTTGATTTAAGTTACGATGACTTCCGTGGACTTTGCACTGGGCAAAAGTTCCCCATTGTGCGATCGATAAAGTACTTTATGGGATAG
- the LOC6529416 gene encoding chitinase-like protein Idgf2 — MKAWIWFTFVACLFAASTEAASNLVCYYDSSSYTREGLGKLLNPDLEIALQFCSHLVYGYAGLRGENLQAYSLNENLDIYKHQFSEVTSLKRKYPHLKVLLSVGGDHDVDPEHPNKYIDLLEGEKVRQVGFIRSAYDLVKTYGFDGLDLAYQFPKNKPKKVHGDLGLAWKSIKKLFTGDFIVDPHSALHKEQFTALVRDVKDSLRADGFLLSLTVLPNVNSTWYFDIPALNGLVDFVNLATFDFLTPARNPEEADYSAPIYHPDGSKDRLAHLNADFQVEYWLSQGFPANKINLGVATYGNAWKLTKDSGLEGVPVVPETKGPAPEGTQSQKPGLLSYAEICGKLSNPQNQFLKGNDSPLRRISDPTKRFGGIAYRPVDGQITDGIWVSYDDPDSASNKAAYARVKNLGGVALFDLSYDDFRGQCSGDKYPILRAIKYRL; from the exons ATGAAGGCGTGGATCTGGTTTACGTTTGTCGCGTGCCTCTTTGCGGCAAGTACCGAAGCTGCCTCCAATTTAGTCTGCTACTATGACTCTTCGAGTTACACCAGAGAAG GTCTTGGCAAGCTGCTCAATCCCGATCTGGAGATCGCATTGCAATTCTGCAGCCACTTGGTCTACGGATACGCTGGACTACGAGGTGAAAACCTCCAGGCGTACAGTTTGAACGAGAACCTGGATATATACAAGCATCAGTTCTCCGAAGTGACCTCCCTCAAGAGAAAGTATCCTCACCTGAAGGTTTTGCTGAGCGTGGGCGGCGATCATGACGTCGACCCTGAGCATCCCAACAAATATATCGATCTGCTGGAGGGCGAGAAGGTTCGTCAAGTGGGATTCATCCGATCGGCCTATGACTTGGTGAAGACCTACGGCTTTGATGGCTTGGATCTGGCCTATCAGTTCCCCAAGAACAAGCCCAAAAAGGTTCACGGGGATCTGGGATTGGCATGGAAGAGTATTAAGAAGCTGTTCACCGGCGATTTCATAGTGGATCCACACTCAGCCCTTCATAAGGAGCAGTTTACCGCCTTGGTGAGGGATGTAAAAGACTCCCTAAGAGCTGATGGATTCCTGCTCAGTCTGACTGTGCTGCCCAATGTAAACTCCACTT GGTACTTTGATATTCCCGCTCTGAATGGCTTGGTGGACTTTGTGAACCTGGCCACCTTCGACTTCCTGACTCCAGCTCGTAATCCCGAGGAGGCGGACTACAGCGCTCCCATCTACCATCCCGATGGATCGAAGGATCGGTTGGCTCACCTTAACGCTGATTTCCAGGTGGAGTACTGGCTATCTCAGGGATTCCCAGCTAATAAGATCAATTTGGGAGTTGCCACCTATGGCAATGCCTGGAAACTTACCAAGGACTCTGGTCTCGAAGGAGTTCCTGTGGTGCCGGAGACAAAGGGACCAGCACCCGAGGGCACCCAGTCCCAGAAACCCGGACTACTCAGCTATGCTGAGATCTGCGGAAAGTTGTCCAATCCCCAAAATCAATTCCTCAAGGGCAACGACTCGCCACTGCGAAGAATTTCCGATCCCACCAAGAGATTCGGGGGCATAGCTTATCGCCCCGTCGATGGTCAGATAACCGATGGCATTTGGGTGAGCTACGATGATCCCGACTCGGCCTCCAACAAGGCAGCCTACGCCCGCGTCAAGAAcctggggggcgtggcactaTTCGATCTGAGCTACGATGATTTCCGGGGACAATGCTCAGGCGATAAGTATCCCATCCTGCGAGCCATCAAATACCGACtataa
- the LOC6529417 gene encoding chitinase-like protein Idgf3 → MTGSLWLSLALSLAVLAQFKVSAAPNLVCFYDSQGFQRQGLAQFSMTDMELALQFCTHLVYGYAGVNADNYEMQSINKRLDLEQRHLAQVSSLKERYPHIKFLLSVGGDADTNEGNQYIKLLESGQQGHRRFIESARDLVRRYNFDGLDLALQLPRNKPRKVHGDVGSAWKSFKKFFTGDFIVDTDSETHKGQVTALIKDLSAALKQNDLLLSLTVLPNVNSSWYYDAPSIAPSLDFINLGTFDFLTPQRNPEEADFSAPTYEAVGQNRLGHYNLNFQMEHWLLQRVPANKINIGIATYGRTWKMTKDSGDSGMPVVPSTQGPAPAGPQSKKEGLLNWAEICSLMPNPGNTNARGPSAPVKRVLDPTKRYGSYAFRAADENGDHGLWISYDDPDSASSKAMFARVRNLGGVALFDLTQDDFRGQCTNDRFPMLRAIKYRLL, encoded by the exons ATGACTGGCTCTCTGTGGCTCAGTTTGGCACTCAGTCTGGCGGTTTTGGCTCAATTTAAAGTGAGTGCCGCTCCTAATCTGGTTTGCTTCTATGACTCGCAGGGCTTCCAGCGTCAGG GCCTGGCTCAGTTCTCGATGACCGACATGGAGCTGGCCCTGCAGTTTTGCACCCATTTGGTCTACGGCTATGCGGGTGTTAATGCCGATAACTATGAAATGCAGAGCATTAACAAGCGATTGGACCTCGAGCAGCGTCATCTAGCCCAGGTCTCCAGTTTAAAGGAACGCTATCCCCACATCAAGTTCCTCTTGAGCGTTGGTGGAGATGCCGATACGAATGAGGGTAACCAGTATATAAAGCTCCTGGAATCCGGGCAGCAAGGCCACAGACGTTTCATCGAGTCCGCTCGGGATTTGGTGAGGCGTTATAATTTCGATGGTCTGGACCTGGCTCTCCAACTGCCAAGAAATAAGCCCCGGAAGGTTCACGGGGATGTTGGCTCTGCCTGGAAGAGTTTCAAGAAGTTCTTCACCGGTGATTTTATTGTGGATACTGATTCGGAAACGCACAAAGGACAGGTGACTGCTCTGATCAAGGATTTGAGTGCCGCTCTGAAACAAAATGATCTGCTGCTTAGTCTCACCGTTTTGCCAAATGTTAACTCAAGCT GGTACTACGATGCCCCTTCGATCGCTCCAAGCCTGGACTTCATCAACCTGGGAACTTTCGACTTCCTGACTCCGCAGCGCAATCCTGAGGAGGCGGACTTCTCGGCGCCAACATACGaggcagttggccaaaaccgTTTGGGCCACTACAATCTGAACTTCCAAATGGAGCACTGGCTACTGCAAAGAGTACCTGCTAATAAGATAAACATTGGCATTGCCACCTACGGCAGGACGTGGAAGATGACCAAGGACTCGGGAGACTCTGGAATGCCAGTGGTTCCCTCTACCCAGGGACCTGCTCCCGCCGGACCTCAGAGCAAAAAGGAGGGTCTGCTCAACTGGGCCGAGATCTGCTCGCTGATGCCGAACCCCGGTAATACCAATGCCAGAGGTCCCAGTGCTCCAGTGAAACGGGTTCTGGATCCCACAAAACGTTATGGCAGCTACGCATTCCGTGCCGCCGATGAAAATGGAGATCACGGACTTTGGATCAGCTACGATGATCCGGACTCCGCATCCAGCAAGGCCATGTTCGCCAGGGTAAGGAATCTCGGAGGAGTGGCTCTCTTTGATCTGACCCAAGACGACTTCCGTGGTCAGTGCACCAACGATCGCTTCCCCATGCTGCGCGCCATCAAGTACCGACTTCTCTAA